In Columba livia isolate bColLiv1 breed racing homer chromosome 20, bColLiv1.pat.W.v2, whole genome shotgun sequence, a genomic segment contains:
- the ORAI2 gene encoding protein orai-2 isoform X1 has translation MFLVVFCKIGDSCHCLETQSKESISPMMSSELNVPVDPSTPAGCCSEPGTKGMDYRDWVRRSYLELVTSNHHSVQALSWRKLYLSRAKLKASSRTSALLSGFAMVAMVEVQLEVQYKYPQMLLIAFSACTTVLVAVHLFALLISTCILPNVEAVSNIHNLNSISESPHERMHPYIELAWGFSTVLGILLFLAEVVLLCWIKFLPVGSILKNETTNIEKTSGHVGWQSALISTIIMVPVGLIFVVFTIHFYRSLVRHKTERHNREIEELHKLKVQLDGHDRGMQVV, from the exons ATGTTTTTGGTTGTCTTCTGTAAAATAGGTGATTCTTGCCATTGTCTGGAAACACAGAGCAAGGAGAG CATCTCTCCCATGATGAGTTCTGAATTAAACGTGCCGGTGGATCCTTCCACTCCTGCTGGTTGCTGCTCCGAACCCGGCACGAAAGGCATGGATTATCGGGACTGGGTCCGTCGCAGCTATCTGGAGCTGGTCACATCAAACCACCACTCTGTTCAAGCCCTTTCTTGGAGAAAATTGTACCTGAGCCGAGCCAAACTGAAAGCTTCCAGCAGAACctctgctcttctctctggATTTGCAATG GTTGCCATGGTGGAGGTGCAGCTGGAGGTGCAGTACAAGTACCCCCAGATGCTGCTCATCGCTTTCAGTGCCTGCACAACGGTGCTCGTGGCAGTTCACCTCTTCGCCCTCCTCATCAGCACCTGCATCCTGCCCAACGTGGAGGCCGTGAGCAACATCCACAACCTGAACTCCATCAGCGAGTCTCCGCATGAGCGCATGCATCCCTACATCGAGCTGGCGTGGGGCTTCTCCACCGTCTTGGGGATCCTCCTTTTCCTTGCAGAAGTTGTGCTGCTTTGCTGGATAAAATTCCTGCCCGTGGGCTCCATCCTGAAAAACGAGACCACCAACATCGAGAAGACCAGCGGCCACGTGGGTTGGCAGTCGGCGCTGATCTCCACCATCATCATGGTCCCCGTGGGGCTGATCTTTGTCGTCTTCACCATTCACTTCTACCGCTCGTTGGTGCGGCACAAAACGGAGCGCCACAACCGAGAGATCGAAGAGCTTCACAAACTGAAAGTGCAGTTAGACGGGCATGACAGAGGCATGCAGGTAGTGTGA
- the ALKBH4 gene encoding alpha-ketoglutarate-dependent dioxygenase alkB homolog 4 isoform X1, whose amino-acid sequence MTTTTTPACHPIQGCEAAPQPAAAPGPCPGRRAPAVERRPRRRPRAGMSALASRRGAQVRLRAAASRCPRAVPAAPSPEAAARAGGGRGLRRPRGVCALRPGLQLPAAPAAPSSGAGPGRAAGAAGRASPRSPPPPLIRPTDRAARAKPVCPAAGSAPAAPRTSPGSPHLVAGPGGGGGRGDGEKGREEGKGGPYPERSRAGMEAAGGGEGPGCGCKGIRSCLLCEGPAQAAPPPQGEDNFTYCPATGLAKGNERSEFAGWAFPFPGVFLTEEFISKDEESEIVELMDRDDWKPSQSGRKKQDYGPKVNFKKQRLKAGSFTGLPSFSKKIVAQMKACSVLGGFLPVEQCNLDYMPERGSAIDPHFDDWWLWGERLVSLNLLSKTVLSMSCDSEDSIQLFPTFSKENGELSPPGSLTQTSACKNSGEETVNCVLSPRLVPSKEVTVAIHLPRRSLVVLYGDARYKWKHAIYRKHIEHRRICVTFRELSAEFSAGGTQEELGKELLEIALSFQGRPV is encoded by the exons ATGACAACGACAACCACGCCGGCCTGTCACCCCATCCAAGGATGCGAGGCGGCCCCTCAGCCCGCGGCAGCCCCAGGGCCGTGCCCCGGCCGCAGGGCACCGGCTGTGGAGCGCAGGCCGCGGCGCCGCCCGCGGGCAGGGATGTCGGCGCTGGCTTCGCGCCGAGGCGCCCAGGTGCGGCTCCGGGCCGCCGCCTCACGGTGCCCCCGCGCGGTGCCGGCTGCCCCGAGCCCGGAGGCGGCAGCGAGGgccggcggcggccgcggcctGAGGCGCCCCCGCGGGGTGTGCGCGCTGCGGCCGGGACTACAactcccagcagcccccgcgGCGCCGAGCAGTGGTGCGGGGCCCGGCCGCGCcgcgggggctgctgggagagCGAGTCCGCGTTCGCCGCCACCCCCGCTCATCCGCCCGACCGACCGCGCGGCTCGGGCCAAGCCCGTGTGTCCTGCCGCCGGCTcggccccggccgccccccgcACCTCCCCCGGCTCCCCTCACCTGGTAGCGGGGCCGGGTGGCGGCGGAGGAAGAGGAGACggggagaaagggagggaggaggggaagggggggcCGTATCCTGAGCGCAGCCGTGCGGGGATggaggcggcgggcggcggcgaaGGGCCGGGCTGCGGCTGCAAGGGGATCcgctcctgcctgctctgcgaGGGGCCCGCGCAGGCCGCTCCGCCCCCGCAG GGAGAAGATAATTTCACTTACTGTCCAGCAACAGGCCTGGCTAAAGGAAATGAGCGCTCGGAGTTTGCTGGCTGGGCATTCCCATTTCCAGGGGTGTTTCTGACAGAGGAGTTCATTAGCAAAGATGAAGAGTCGGAGATAGTTGAACTGATGGATCGGGATGACTGGAAACCATCACAGTCTGGCCGAAAGAAGCAG gaCTATGGACCTAAAGTGAACTTCAAGAAACAAAGGCTGAAAGCTGGCAGCTTTACTGGTTTGCCAAGTTTTAGTAAAAAGATTGTAGCACAAATGAAGGCCTGCTCTGTACTAGGCGGTTTCTTACCTGTTGAACAATGTAATCTGGACTACATGCCAGAAAGAGGTTCTGCCATCGACCCACATTTTGATGACTGGTGGCTTTGGGGAGAGCGTCTGGTTAGCTTAAACTTGCTCTCAAAAACCGTGCTATCCATGTCTTGTGATTCAGAGGATAGTATCCAATTATTTCCCActttcagcaaagaaaatggGGAATTAAGTCCCCCTGGATCTCTTACACAGACGTCAGCATGCAAAAATTCAGGCGAAGAGACAGTCAACTGTGTTTTATCCCCAAGGCTTGTTCCAAGTAAAGAGGTGACTGTTGCCATTCACCTGCCCCGACGGTCTCTGGTGGTGCTGTACGGTGACGCACGGTACAAGTGGAAACACGCCATTTACCGCAAGCATATAGAGCATCGCCGAATCTGTGTCACGTTCAGGGAGCTGTCTGCAGAGTTCAGCGCCGGAGGAACGCAGGAGgaactgggtaaagaactgctAGAAATAGCTCTTTCGTTTCAAGGAAGACCGGTGTGA
- the ALKBH4 gene encoding alpha-ketoglutarate-dependent dioxygenase alkB homolog 4 isoform X2 produces the protein MSTRILYRRFSCCNIKVTGGEDNFTYCPATGLAKGNERSEFAGWAFPFPGVFLTEEFISKDEESEIVELMDRDDWKPSQSGRKKQDYGPKVNFKKQRLKAGSFTGLPSFSKKIVAQMKACSVLGGFLPVEQCNLDYMPERGSAIDPHFDDWWLWGERLVSLNLLSKTVLSMSCDSEDSIQLFPTFSKENGELSPPGSLTQTSACKNSGEETVNCVLSPRLVPSKEVTVAIHLPRRSLVVLYGDARYKWKHAIYRKHIEHRRICVTFRELSAEFSAGGTQEELGKELLEIALSFQGRPV, from the exons ATGTCTACAAGAATCCTGTACAGACGGTTTTCATGCTGCAACATCAAGGTCACAGGG GGAGAAGATAATTTCACTTACTGTCCAGCAACAGGCCTGGCTAAAGGAAATGAGCGCTCGGAGTTTGCTGGCTGGGCATTCCCATTTCCAGGGGTGTTTCTGACAGAGGAGTTCATTAGCAAAGATGAAGAGTCGGAGATAGTTGAACTGATGGATCGGGATGACTGGAAACCATCACAGTCTGGCCGAAAGAAGCAG gaCTATGGACCTAAAGTGAACTTCAAGAAACAAAGGCTGAAAGCTGGCAGCTTTACTGGTTTGCCAAGTTTTAGTAAAAAGATTGTAGCACAAATGAAGGCCTGCTCTGTACTAGGCGGTTTCTTACCTGTTGAACAATGTAATCTGGACTACATGCCAGAAAGAGGTTCTGCCATCGACCCACATTTTGATGACTGGTGGCTTTGGGGAGAGCGTCTGGTTAGCTTAAACTTGCTCTCAAAAACCGTGCTATCCATGTCTTGTGATTCAGAGGATAGTATCCAATTATTTCCCActttcagcaaagaaaatggGGAATTAAGTCCCCCTGGATCTCTTACACAGACGTCAGCATGCAAAAATTCAGGCGAAGAGACAGTCAACTGTGTTTTATCCCCAAGGCTTGTTCCAAGTAAAGAGGTGACTGTTGCCATTCACCTGCCCCGACGGTCTCTGGTGGTGCTGTACGGTGACGCACGGTACAAGTGGAAACACGCCATTTACCGCAAGCATATAGAGCATCGCCGAATCTGTGTCACGTTCAGGGAGCTGTCTGCAGAGTTCAGCGCCGGAGGAACGCAGGAGgaactgggtaaagaactgctAGAAATAGCTCTTTCGTTTCAAGGAAGACCGGTGTGA
- the PRKRIP1 gene encoding PRKR-interacting protein 1 — MAAPSAPRPPRPRKEPQPLVIPRSAAEEQRLRLERLMRNPEKTVPIPEKLNEWAPRPPPEFVRDVMGSSAGAGSGEFHVYRHLRRREYQRQDFMDAMAEKQRLDEEFQKKLERNKMIAEEQTAKRRRKRQKLKEKKLQAKKNKLEQKKQEKEPDQSQERVSSEDDEEDSKEEEEKEDDAEEPSFVMGRG, encoded by the exons ATGGCGGCGCCCtcggccccgcggccgccccggccccgtAAGGAGCCGCAGCCGCTCGTCATCCCCCGCAGCGCCGCCGAGGAGCAGCGACTGCGCCTTGAGCGGCTCATGAGGAACCCG GAAAAGACTGTACCAATTCCTGAAAAACTGAATGAATGGGCACCACGACCTCCCCCGGAGTTCGTTAGAGATGTGATGG GTTCcagtgctggagctgggagTGGGGAGTTTCATGTATACCGGCATCTGCGTCGGCGAGAGTACCAGAGGCAAGATTTCATGGATGCCATGGCTGAGAAG CAAAGACTAGATGAAGAATTCCAGAAGAAACTGGAGAGGAATAAGATGATTGCAGaagaacaaacagcaaaacGCAGAAGGAAGCG CCAGAAgttaaaagagaagaaactgcaagctaagaaaaataaacttgaacaaaagaagcaggaaaaag AACCTGATCAATCTCAAGAGCGAGTCAGCAGTGAGGATGATGAAGAGGATagcaaggaggaggaagagaaggaagatgatGCTGAAGAGCCAAGTTTTGTGATGGGAAGAGGATGA
- the ORAI2 gene encoding protein orai-2 isoform X2 has translation MMSSELNVPVDPSTPAGCCSEPGTKGMDYRDWVRRSYLELVTSNHHSVQALSWRKLYLSRAKLKASSRTSALLSGFAMVAMVEVQLEVQYKYPQMLLIAFSACTTVLVAVHLFALLISTCILPNVEAVSNIHNLNSISESPHERMHPYIELAWGFSTVLGILLFLAEVVLLCWIKFLPVGSILKNETTNIEKTSGHVGWQSALISTIIMVPVGLIFVVFTIHFYRSLVRHKTERHNREIEELHKLKVQLDGHDRGMQVV, from the exons ATGATGAGTTCTGAATTAAACGTGCCGGTGGATCCTTCCACTCCTGCTGGTTGCTGCTCCGAACCCGGCACGAAAGGCATGGATTATCGGGACTGGGTCCGTCGCAGCTATCTGGAGCTGGTCACATCAAACCACCACTCTGTTCAAGCCCTTTCTTGGAGAAAATTGTACCTGAGCCGAGCCAAACTGAAAGCTTCCAGCAGAACctctgctcttctctctggATTTGCAATG GTTGCCATGGTGGAGGTGCAGCTGGAGGTGCAGTACAAGTACCCCCAGATGCTGCTCATCGCTTTCAGTGCCTGCACAACGGTGCTCGTGGCAGTTCACCTCTTCGCCCTCCTCATCAGCACCTGCATCCTGCCCAACGTGGAGGCCGTGAGCAACATCCACAACCTGAACTCCATCAGCGAGTCTCCGCATGAGCGCATGCATCCCTACATCGAGCTGGCGTGGGGCTTCTCCACCGTCTTGGGGATCCTCCTTTTCCTTGCAGAAGTTGTGCTGCTTTGCTGGATAAAATTCCTGCCCGTGGGCTCCATCCTGAAAAACGAGACCACCAACATCGAGAAGACCAGCGGCCACGTGGGTTGGCAGTCGGCGCTGATCTCCACCATCATCATGGTCCCCGTGGGGCTGATCTTTGTCGTCTTCACCATTCACTTCTACCGCTCGTTGGTGCGGCACAAAACGGAGCGCCACAACCGAGAGATCGAAGAGCTTCACAAACTGAAAGTGCAGTTAGACGGGCATGACAGAGGCATGCAGGTAGTGTGA